One Gouania willdenowi chromosome 24 unlocalized genomic scaffold, fGouWil2.1 scaffold_320_arrow_ctg1, whole genome shotgun sequence genomic window carries:
- the unc93a gene encoding protein unc-93 homolog A isoform X1, translating to MISRNFKNVLVVSVGFLFLFTAYGGLQSLQSSLNTEQGMGVASLSVIYASIIISSMFLPPIMIKNLGCKWSVVVSMGCYVSYSFGNLYPGWYTLIPTSVILGLGGAPLWSAKCTYLTIAGNVQAKKDGKKGSDVINQYFGVFFFIFQSSGVWGNLMSSLIFGQDMNIADIPEEQLQTCGAFDCGLNVSSGNSSTKPEQNLVLTLVGCYIGVGLLAMLIVAVFLDNIDGEEASRFRQTKQPFCHTFLATLRLLKDWRLRMLIPLTMYSGFEQSFLSGEFTKNYVTCALGIHYIGFVMMCFAAVNSVCSFLFGKLAQYTGRMALFTLAAVANFSCIIALLFWRPHPDQMPVFFVFPALWGMADAIWQTQTNALYGILFQKDKEAAFANYRMWESLGFVLAFAYSSFLCLEYKLYILLAMLVLAFITYPIVEFHQKNNPPETEESVFLGHKEMMQTDKKIIQHTHM from the exons ATGATCAGTCGAAACTTTAAGAACGTGCTGGTGGTTTCTGTGGGTTTTCTGTTCCTGTTCACTGCCTATGGAGGCCTCCAGAGTCTGCAG AGCAGCCTGAACACCGAGCAGGGAATGGGCGTGGCCTCTCTGAGCGTCATCTATGCCTCCATCATCATCTCCTCCATGTTTCTGCCTCCGATAATGATCAAGAACCTGGGCTGTAAGTGGAGTGTGGTGGTGAGCATGGGCTGCTACGTGTCCTACTCCTTTGGAAACCTCTACCCTGGATG GTACACACTCATTCCCACCTCAGTCATCCTGGGGCTGGGGGGCGCCCCCCTGTGGTCGGCTAAGTGCACGTACCTGACCATTGCTGGCAACGTTCAGGCCAAGAAGGACGGCAAGAAAGGCTCGGACGTCATCAACCAATATTTTGgcgtcttcttcttcatcttccaGTCGTCTGGCGTTTGGGGAAACCTCATGTCCTCGCTCATCTTTGGACAGGACATGAATATTG CCGACATCCCAGAGGAGCAGCTACAGACGTGTGGTGCCTTCGACTGTGGCCTGAACGTCAGCTCTGGGAACAGCAGCACAAAGCCTGAGCAGAACCTGGTTCTGACCCTGGTTGGATGTTACATCG GCGTGGGCTTGTTGGCGATGCTGATCGTGGCCGTGTTCTTGGACAACATCGATGGTGAGGAGGCGTCTCGGTTCCGTCAGACCAAGCAGCCGTTCTGCCACACGTTCCTGGCCACGTTAAGGCTGCTGAAGGACTGGAGGCTGCGGATGCTGATCCCACTCACCATGTACAGCGGCTTCGAGCAGAGCTTCCTGTCCGGGGAGTTCACCAAG AACTACGTGACGTGTGCGTTGGGGATCCATTACATTGGTTTTGTGATGATGTGTTTTGCAGCCGTTAATTCCGTTTGCTCCTTCCTCTTTGGGAAGTTGGCTCAGTACACGGGGAGGATGGCGCTTTTCACTCTGG CTGCTGTGGCCAACTTCTCCTGCATCATTGCTCTGCTCTTCTGGAGACCTCATCCTGACCAGATGCCGGTGTTCTTTGTGTTTCCGGCTCTTTGGGGAATGGCCGATGCTATCTGGCAAACTCAGACAAATG CCCTTTACGGGATTCTCTTCCAGAAGGACAAAGAGGCAGCGTTCGCTAACTACCGTATGTGGGAGTCTCTGGGCTTCGTGCTGGCGTTCGCCTACAGCAGCTTCCTGTGCCTGGAGTATAAACTCTACATCCTGCTGGCCATGCTGGTGCTCGCCTTCATCACCTATCCCATCGTAGAGTTTCACCAAAAAAACAACCCCCCCGAGACGGAGGAGAGCGTCTTCCTCGGCCACAAGGAGATGATGCAAACAGACAAGAAAATCATCCAACATACGCACATGTAA
- the unc93a gene encoding protein unc-93 homolog A isoform X2 has protein sequence MISRNFKNVLVVSVGFLFLFTAYGGLQSLQSSLNTEQGMGVASLSVIYASIIISSMFLPPIMIKNLGCKWSVVVSMGCYVSYSFGNLYPGWYTLIPTSVILGLGGAPLWSAKCTYLTIAGNVQAKKDGKKGSDVINQYFGVFFFIFQSSGVWGNLMSSLIFGQDMNIADIPEEQLQTCGAFDCGLNVSSGNSSTKPEQNLVLTLVGCYIGVGLLAMLIVAVFLDNIDGEEASRFRQTKQPFCHTFLATLRLLKDWRLRMLIPLTMYSGFEQSFLSGEFTKLLWPTSPASLLCSSGDLILTRCRCSLCFRLFGEWPMLSGKLRQMPFTGFSSRRTKRQRSLTTVCGSLWASCWRSPTAASCAWSINSTSCWPCWCSPSSPIPS, from the exons ATGATCAGTCGAAACTTTAAGAACGTGCTGGTGGTTTCTGTGGGTTTTCTGTTCCTGTTCACTGCCTATGGAGGCCTCCAGAGTCTGCAG AGCAGCCTGAACACCGAGCAGGGAATGGGCGTGGCCTCTCTGAGCGTCATCTATGCCTCCATCATCATCTCCTCCATGTTTCTGCCTCCGATAATGATCAAGAACCTGGGCTGTAAGTGGAGTGTGGTGGTGAGCATGGGCTGCTACGTGTCCTACTCCTTTGGAAACCTCTACCCTGGATG GTACACACTCATTCCCACCTCAGTCATCCTGGGGCTGGGGGGCGCCCCCCTGTGGTCGGCTAAGTGCACGTACCTGACCATTGCTGGCAACGTTCAGGCCAAGAAGGACGGCAAGAAAGGCTCGGACGTCATCAACCAATATTTTGgcgtcttcttcttcatcttccaGTCGTCTGGCGTTTGGGGAAACCTCATGTCCTCGCTCATCTTTGGACAGGACATGAATATTG CCGACATCCCAGAGGAGCAGCTACAGACGTGTGGTGCCTTCGACTGTGGCCTGAACGTCAGCTCTGGGAACAGCAGCACAAAGCCTGAGCAGAACCTGGTTCTGACCCTGGTTGGATGTTACATCG GCGTGGGCTTGTTGGCGATGCTGATCGTGGCCGTGTTCTTGGACAACATCGATGGTGAGGAGGCGTCTCGGTTCCGTCAGACCAAGCAGCCGTTCTGCCACACGTTCCTGGCCACGTTAAGGCTGCTGAAGGACTGGAGGCTGCGGATGCTGATCCCACTCACCATGTACAGCGGCTTCGAGCAGAGCTTCCTGTCCGGGGAGTTCACCAAG CTGCTGTGGCCAACTTCTCCTGCATCATTGCTCTGCTCTTCTGGAGACCTCATCCTGACCAGATGCCGGTGTTCTTTGTGTTTCCGGCTCTTTGGGGAATGGCCGATGCTATCTGGCAAACTCAGACAAATG CCCTTTACGGGATTCTCTTCCAGAAGGACAAAGAGGCAGCGTTCGCTAACTACCGTATGTGGGAGTCTCTGGGCTTCGTGCTGGCGTTCGCCTACAGCAGCTTCCTGTGCCTGGAGTATAAACTCTACATCCTGCTGGCCATGCTGGTGCTCGCCTTCATCACCTATCCCATCGTAG